One Hyphomicrobiales bacterium genomic window carries:
- a CDS encoding YbaB/EbfC family nucleoid-associated protein codes for MKDIMGLMKKAGEMQEKMQEMQEEAANAEVSGTSGGGLVTVTMSGKGEMRGLSIDPSLFKEDDVEILEDLIMAAHNEAKGKSETLMQEKMQDLTSGLPLPPGMKLPF; via the coding sequence ATGAAAGATATCATGGGATTGATGAAAAAAGCCGGCGAAATGCAGGAAAAAATGCAGGAAATGCAGGAAGAGGCTGCCAATGCGGAAGTCTCCGGGACTTCAGGTGGCGGGCTTGTCACGGTGACCATGAGTGGCAAAGGCGAAATGCGAGGACTTTCTATTGATCCATCACTCTTCAAAGAAGACGATGTTGAAATTCTGGAAGACCTGATTATGGCCGCCCATAACGAAGCTAAAGGAAAATCTGAAACATTAATGCAGGAAAAAATGCAAGATTTGACCTCAGGGCTACCTTTGCCTCCGGGTATGAAGCTTCCATTTTAA
- a CDS encoding SDR family oxidoreductase — translation MTKITLVTGAGTGVGKAAAHALMSAGYHVIFIGRRLNVLEQALSEGQGSGEAIACDVTDATAIDALFKSIAERHGRLDVLFNNAGIFIAGKLIDELSLEEWQQAVDVNLTGSFLCARAAFALMRKQSPMGGRIINNGSISAYAPRPGSTPYTTTKHAITGLTKCLSLDGRPFDIACSQLDIGNAASDMAIPLSEGAMQADGTMSPEPLMDLKHVGDAVGYMADLPLSANVQFMTVMATKMPYLGRG, via the coding sequence ATGACTAAAATCACTCTCGTAACAGGTGCTGGAACAGGCGTTGGCAAAGCCGCTGCTCACGCTTTAATGAGCGCAGGCTATCATGTTATATTCATTGGTCGTCGCCTAAATGTTTTGGAACAAGCATTGAGTGAAGGCCAAGGTAGCGGCGAGGCAATCGCCTGTGATGTGACCGACGCTACCGCGATTGACGCGTTATTCAAATCTATCGCGGAGCGCCACGGACGCCTTGATGTTCTATTTAATAATGCCGGGATCTTTATTGCTGGCAAATTAATTGACGAGCTAAGCTTAGAAGAGTGGCAGCAGGCCGTGGATGTTAATCTTACTGGTTCGTTTTTATGTGCACGCGCGGCTTTCGCTCTTATGCGCAAGCAAAGCCCTATGGGTGGACGCATCATCAATAATGGCTCCATATCAGCCTATGCACCACGACCTGGCTCCACGCCTTATACAACCACCAAACATGCCATCACTGGCCTGACCAAATGCTTATCTCTAGATGGTCGACCTTTTGATATTGCTTGTTCGCAGCTTGATATCGGAAATGCAGCCTCTGACATGGCAATTCCCTTGTCTGAAGGCGCCATGCAAGCGGATGGCACTATGAGCCCCGAGCCTTTGATGGATTTAAAACATGTGGGCGATGCGGTGGGCTATATGGCTGATTTACCTTTAAGCGCCAATGTTCAATTTATGACCGTGATGGCAACAAAAATGCCCTATTTGGGGAGAGGTTAG
- the recR gene encoding recombination mediator RecR, with product MPKSVTGPEIERLVQLLAKLPGLGPRSARRAVLHLVKNKDKLMAPLGAAMADAVSNIVECRACGNVDTSSPCTICKDQSRDMTTLVVVEDVADLWALERAMAVKGVYHVLGGTLSPLDGIGPEDLNINGLIDRVHESDVNEVILAVNATVEGQTTAHYIMDQLSSEGVQVSRLAHGVPVGGELDYLDEGTLSAAMRQRTAL from the coding sequence ATGCCTAAGTCCGTTACCGGCCCAGAAATTGAGCGCCTTGTACAATTACTTGCTAAATTGCCCGGCCTTGGCCCGCGATCAGCGCGCCGTGCCGTGCTTCATCTTGTAAAGAATAAAGACAAACTCATGGCCCCGCTTGGGGCAGCAATGGCTGACGCGGTATCGAACATTGTTGAATGTCGCGCATGCGGAAATGTCGACACCTCTTCACCTTGCACCATCTGTAAGGACCAAAGCCGCGACATGACAACACTCGTGGTCGTAGAAGATGTCGCCGATCTTTGGGCGCTTGAACGCGCCATGGCTGTTAAAGGGGTCTATCACGTCCTTGGCGGCACACTCTCACCTCTAGACGGCATTGGCCCTGAAGACTTGAACATTAATGGATTGATCGACAGAGTTCATGAAAGCGATGTAAATGAGGTTATACTGGCCGTGAATGCCACCGTGGAAGGGCAAACGACTGCCCACTACATTATGGATCAATTGAGTAGTGAAGGTGTGCAGGTATCTCGTCTTGCTCATGGTGTGCCAGTGGGCGGTGAACTTGATTATCTTGACGAGGGCACACTTTCTGCCGCAATGCGCCAGCGCACAGCCTTATAA
- a CDS encoding OmpA family protein: protein MMKTSALMAAFCLGLAGCVTTQDAFTGESKISRAAKGTGIGAAGGALAGALIGKASNNTRRGALIGAGIGALAGGGVGVYLDRQEAELRQQLQGTGVSVTRNGDQIILNLPSNVTFASGADQVQPNFHSVLNSVAIVLNKYNQTLVDVFGHTDSDGDDTSNFNLSQRRATNVASYLATQGVDGRRFAIQGFGEQRPIATNATPEGKSQNRRVEIQISPLTQS, encoded by the coding sequence ATGATGAAAACTTCTGCCCTTATGGCAGCATTCTGTCTGGGTTTAGCGGGTTGTGTAACAACACAAGACGCTTTCACTGGCGAGTCAAAAATCAGCCGCGCGGCTAAAGGTACTGGCATTGGTGCTGCTGGCGGCGCGCTTGCAGGTGCTTTGATCGGCAAGGCAAGTAATAATACAAGACGCGGCGCCTTGATTGGCGCAGGTATCGGTGCCTTAGCAGGCGGTGGTGTGGGCGTTTATCTCGATCGTCAAGAAGCTGAGCTGCGCCAACAGCTTCAAGGAACTGGCGTTAGCGTTACACGCAATGGTGATCAGATTATTTTGAATCTACCAAGCAATGTTACCTTTGCAAGTGGCGCTGATCAGGTTCAACCGAACTTCCATTCGGTTCTCAATTCAGTAGCTATCGTCTTGAATAAATATAATCAGACTCTTGTCGATGTCTTCGGCCATACAGACAGTGATGGTGACGATACATCTAACTTCAACTTGTCACAGCGACGCGCAACAAATGTTGCCTCTTACCTTGCTACACAGGGTGTGGATGGACGCCGCTTTGCTATTCAAGGCTTTGGGGAACAGCGACCGATTGCAACAAATGCAACACCGGAAGGCAAATCCCAAAACCGTCGCGTAGAAATCCAGATTTCACCGCTGACACAAAGCTAA